In a genomic window of Pontibacter liquoris:
- a CDS encoding PLP-dependent aminotransferase family protein yields the protein MIQKILEISFKKDGQHRPLYQQLESEIIQLICRGILKPGQALPSSRELAQSLQLNRKTVVAAYEELGAQGWVETKDRSGVYVSSHLPDTSALTINENTKKLMHSPLPSYPLLLKRPSTGTSLTGPNSDTNGLVTPPPIYIIDDGFPDPRIAPIEELVREYRRFGKGRFTNQLLMYGPEQGSYRLRVELATFLNRTRGMQVTEKEILITKGTQMAIYLTTQLLIRPGDTVFVPEPGYKDANLTFKLAGADLAFIPVDKDGMDVDMIEQLCKQKVPKIIYIIPHHHRPTTVTLSAERRMRLMNLAHQYGFALLEDDYDFDYHFSSNPLLPLASLDTSGHIIYVGSFCKSIAPGIRIGFMVAPEVVINEAAAIRKLIDRQGEQLLEEATAELLSTGDISRHIKRSYKVYQARLENTCRLLEEQLGEYLTFERPNGGLAIWATYRKDIRAAAVALNAGKLGLKISDGHNYFFQSHIARPHDFIRIGYCSLDETEMAGAIQLWKQALAPYAAKR from the coding sequence ATGATTCAGAAGATTCTTGAGATTTCATTTAAAAAAGACGGGCAGCACAGACCTTTATACCAGCAATTAGAATCTGAAATTATTCAGCTGATTTGTCGTGGCATCTTGAAACCAGGACAGGCACTTCCCTCATCACGTGAACTGGCGCAAAGCCTGCAACTGAATCGCAAAACAGTGGTGGCGGCCTACGAGGAATTAGGTGCACAAGGTTGGGTGGAAACCAAGGACAGAAGCGGGGTTTACGTATCCAGTCACCTGCCTGATACGTCGGCTCTTACCATTAACGAAAATACCAAGAAGTTGATGCACAGCCCGCTACCTAGTTATCCCTTGCTGCTAAAACGACCCTCCACGGGCACGAGCCTGACAGGCCCCAATAGCGACACCAATGGCCTTGTGACACCGCCCCCGATTTACATAATTGATGATGGTTTTCCTGATCCGAGAATTGCGCCCATTGAAGAACTGGTGCGCGAATACAGAAGGTTTGGAAAGGGTCGCTTCACAAATCAGCTTCTCATGTATGGCCCGGAGCAGGGCTCCTATCGCCTTAGGGTCGAACTGGCGACCTTTTTAAACCGGACCAGGGGGATGCAGGTTACTGAAAAGGAAATACTGATAACGAAGGGGACCCAGATGGCCATCTATTTAACAACGCAGCTACTCATCCGTCCCGGAGATACGGTATTTGTGCCGGAACCCGGTTACAAGGATGCCAATCTGACCTTTAAGCTGGCGGGCGCTGACCTGGCCTTTATCCCGGTAGACAAGGACGGGATGGATGTGGACATGATTGAGCAGTTGTGTAAACAGAAAGTCCCCAAGATCATCTATATTATCCCCCATCACCACCGGCCGACCACGGTTACCCTGAGTGCAGAGCGGCGCATGCGGCTGATGAACCTGGCCCACCAGTACGGATTTGCCTTACTTGAAGATGATTATGATTTTGATTACCACTTTTCCAGTAACCCGCTTTTGCCTTTGGCAAGCCTGGATACGAGTGGCCATATCATATATGTGGGATCCTTTTGCAAAAGCATTGCGCCCGGTATCCGCATCGGGTTTATGGTGGCACCCGAGGTGGTGATAAACGAAGCCGCTGCGATTCGTAAATTAATAGACCGGCAAGGGGAACAGTTGCTGGAAGAAGCGACCGCTGAGCTCTTGAGTACGGGTGATATTTCCCGGCACATCAAAAGGTCGTACAAGGTTTATCAGGCACGGTTGGAAAATACGTGCCGGTTGCTTGAAGAGCAGCTGGGAGAATATTTAACCTTTGAGCGGCCCAACGGCGGACTGGCCATCTGGGCTACCTACAGAAAGGATATAAGGGCAGCAGCAGTAGCCCTGAATGCAGGAAAGCTGGGCTTAAAGATCAGTGATGGCCATAATTATTTTTTTCAATCCCATATTGCCCGGCCTCATGACTTCATCCGCATCGGTTACTGTTCTTTAGATGAAACAGAAATGGCCGGAGCAATTCAGCTTTGGAAACAGGCCCTTGCTCCCTATGCTGCCAAAAGGTAG
- a CDS encoding NADP-dependent oxidoreductase → MKAIIVGDQAAGKAGMKLAERPMPQAAINDVIVQVHASGFVGTELEWPSTWADRLGRDRTPTIPGHELAGVVTALGYGTTGLSVGQRVFGLTDWYRDGTLAEYVAVEARNLAPLPGDVDFTVGASLPISGLTAWQGLFEHGRLQAGQRVLAHGAAGAVGSMVTQLAWEAGAYVIGTGRAADRQLVLDYGAQEFVDLENETLEDVGEVDLIFDVIGGTIGKRSAGLLRAGGILVSAVGPVEALPAKGTAVDFVVAADRSQLGEIVQRVRQGRLQTNIGSIAALDDAVAAFNPTSRVKGKTIIRVRP, encoded by the coding sequence ATGAAAGCCATCATTGTAGGGGACCAGGCTGCTGGCAAGGCCGGCATGAAACTCGCGGAGCGGCCCATGCCGCAGGCAGCGATAAACGACGTCATCGTTCAGGTGCATGCCTCGGGGTTCGTCGGGACAGAACTGGAATGGCCTTCCACCTGGGCCGATCGGCTCGGCCGTGACCGGACACCGACGATTCCAGGGCACGAACTGGCGGGGGTGGTTACCGCCCTGGGCTATGGCACGACGGGGCTGTCGGTAGGACAGCGGGTGTTCGGCCTTACGGACTGGTACCGTGACGGGACCCTGGCCGAGTATGTTGCGGTCGAGGCACGCAACCTTGCACCGCTGCCGGGCGACGTTGATTTCACGGTGGGCGCGAGCCTGCCGATCTCGGGCCTGACCGCCTGGCAGGGGCTCTTCGAGCACGGGCGCCTGCAGGCCGGCCAGCGCGTGCTCGCGCACGGCGCGGCCGGTGCCGTCGGTTCGATGGTGACGCAACTTGCCTGGGAAGCCGGGGCCTACGTCATTGGCACCGGGCGCGCCGCCGACCGGCAGCTGGTTCTCGACTACGGCGCCCAGGAGTTTGTCGATCTTGAGAATGAGACCCTGGAAGACGTCGGAGAGGTCGATTTAATTTTCGATGTCATCGGCGGCACCATCGGGAAGCGGTCAGCAGGCCTGCTTCGCGCCGGGGGCATCCTGGTGTCCGCCGTCGGGCCGGTCGAAGCGTTGCCCGCAAAGGGCACGGCCGTTGACTTTGTTGTCGCTGCCGATCGCAGCCAATTGGGTGAGATTGTCCAGCGGGTACGCCAGGGGCGGCTGCAAACGAACATCGGCAGCATCGCTGCCCTCGACGACGCTGTGGCCGCCTTCAATCCCACCAGCCGGGTCAAGGGGAAGACGATCATCCGCGTTCGCCCATAA
- a CDS encoding DoxX family membrane protein — MTNTFRIPQLYLRLALGIGFLVPVADRLGLVGQAGQKGVSWGNWENFAAYTQMLLPFLSRQLASSMGVLATIAEILIGICLIIGYKTRVAAYGGFLLTLIFAVCMALFLGIRAPLNYSVFSVSAGSLLLACIPVYYGSLDNGIKRR; from the coding sequence ATGACAAACACATTTCGGATTCCGCAATTATATCTTCGTTTAGCGCTCGGTATAGGTTTTCTGGTACCTGTAGCCGACCGCTTGGGGTTGGTCGGCCAGGCCGGGCAGAAAGGGGTAAGCTGGGGTAATTGGGAAAACTTTGCAGCCTATACCCAAATGCTTTTACCTTTCCTGAGCCGCCAGCTGGCAAGTAGCATGGGCGTGCTTGCCACGATCGCCGAAATACTGATCGGCATATGCCTTATTATCGGTTATAAAACAAGAGTTGCGGCATATGGTGGCTTTTTGCTGACACTCATCTTCGCTGTATGCATGGCCCTGTTTTTAGGGATAAGGGCACCCCTGAATTACTCTGTCTTTTCAGTGAGTGCAGGTAGCCTTTTACTGGCATGCATACCGGTATATTATGGGAGCCTCGACAATGGCATTAAACGACGATAG
- a CDS encoding OsmC family protein: MIRKKQPAALFPQDITGDLVKDGQGVTINWRAGQLVLDEPPFNGGQDIGPDPFTTVLSGLIGCTLTTLRMYIKRKEWDITDLHCSVNMVQETDPFKTTILRTVSFGQPVTDEQKERLLWIAKNCPVARLLQGEIAIDTHLSDDAALPAGMGNYPPADAATTPVPVTHASR; this comes from the coding sequence ATGATACGTAAAAAGCAACCCGCGGCCCTATTCCCACAAGATATTACCGGCGACCTGGTAAAAGACGGGCAGGGGGTTACAATCAACTGGAGAGCTGGCCAGCTGGTGCTGGACGAGCCGCCCTTCAATGGCGGTCAAGATATCGGCCCGGACCCGTTTACAACTGTCCTCTCGGGATTGATCGGGTGTACGTTGACCACCTTGCGCATGTATATCAAGCGTAAGGAGTGGGATATCACAGACTTACATTGTTCGGTAAACATGGTGCAAGAGACAGACCCTTTCAAGACCACGATCCTCAGGACTGTTTCCTTTGGCCAGCCGGTGACCGATGAGCAAAAGGAAAGGCTGCTCTGGATAGCAAAAAACTGCCCGGTGGCCAGGTTGTTACAAGGCGAGATCGCGATAGACACGCATCTGTCCGACGATGCTGCACTACCGGCAGGCATGGGCAATTACCCACCAGCAGACGCAGCCACTACCCCGGTACCTGTAACTCACGCATCGCGATGA
- a CDS encoding AraC family transcriptional regulator → MLAFKLIQLDGDMYFKSLKSFNCYKVILIREGKGQVTFDRAKYDFSENCLIRFPIYQPFQIEAEGSLDGILLQFHPDFFWNHKYEMELTSKQVLFKSIGENPLIKISQEEMAQLLYPLDKLLLELNNDRLGRYDIAISWVKIFMIYASRIKMEKGMIPLEALSEVHYIVRELVNAVEENFHRKHRPADYAKLLNVTVKTLNRTAKQHMGKTVGDMISERIITQAKHELYLSDKPVKEIASELGFHDVAYFSRFFKLRADVSPDVYRKSFRQATP, encoded by the coding sequence GTGCTTGCCTTTAAGCTGATACAGCTTGATGGCGATATGTATTTTAAAAGCCTGAAAAGCTTTAACTGTTACAAAGTGATCTTGATAAGGGAAGGGAAAGGCCAGGTAACCTTTGACAGGGCCAAGTATGATTTCTCTGAAAACTGCCTGATTCGCTTCCCGATTTATCAACCCTTTCAAATCGAAGCGGAGGGCTCCCTGGATGGGATCTTACTGCAGTTTCATCCGGACTTTTTCTGGAACCATAAATACGAAATGGAGCTGACAAGCAAGCAGGTCCTCTTTAAGAGTATCGGTGAAAATCCCTTAATAAAAATCAGCCAGGAGGAAATGGCCCAGCTCCTGTATCCGCTGGACAAGCTTCTTTTAGAACTCAACAATGACCGTTTGGGGCGTTATGATATCGCGATATCCTGGGTGAAAATATTCATGATCTATGCCTCCCGGATCAAGATGGAAAAAGGGATGATCCCTTTGGAGGCACTCTCAGAGGTCCATTATATTGTGCGCGAGCTGGTCAATGCCGTGGAGGAGAACTTTCACCGCAAGCACCGGCCAGCGGATTATGCAAAATTACTGAACGTTACCGTCAAAACACTGAACCGTACAGCAAAGCAGCATATGGGAAAGACGGTTGGGGACATGATCTCAGAACGCATCATAACACAGGCTAAGCATGAATTATATTTAAGTGATAAGCCGGTTAAAGAGATCGCGAGCGAACTTGGCTTTCACGACGTAGCTTACTTCAGCCGCTTCTTTAAGCTACGGGCTGATGTCTCGCCGGATGTCTATCGTAAATCGTTCAGGCAGGCGACTCCTTGA
- a CDS encoding DUF1003 domain-containing protein, whose protein sequence is MENNKTWHEQHESSCSFGDHLADKVTNIMGSWRFIIIQTAIILVWAGINLTAYLLHWDPYPFILLNLVFSIQSAYAAPIIMMAQNRQSARDRVQANDDYMTNLESKREIEELQVGLKRLESEKLDTIIAMLQDIRKDRSYVTE, encoded by the coding sequence ATGGAAAATAACAAAACTTGGCATGAGCAGCATGAGTCCAGCTGCAGCTTTGGCGATCATCTTGCCGATAAAGTAACAAACATAATGGGCTCCTGGAGGTTCATTATCATTCAAACCGCCATCATCCTGGTTTGGGCTGGGATCAATTTAACAGCCTATCTTCTGCACTGGGATCCCTATCCTTTTATCCTGCTCAACTTGGTGTTTTCAATTCAGTCCGCTTATGCAGCACCGATCATCATGATGGCTCAAAACCGGCAAAGTGCCCGGGACCGCGTGCAAGCCAATGATGATTACATGACCAACCTTGAATCAAAACGCGAAATCGAAGAACTGCAGGTCGGGCTCAAGCGACTTGAATCAGAGAAGTTAGACACGATTATTGCCATGCTCCAGGACATCAGGAAGGACAGAAGCTACGTCACAGAGTAG
- a CDS encoding Crp/Fnr family transcriptional regulator, which produces MSLLILDYFESYIRTQSLFSDEEIATIKSLAISKQLKKKQHLLRPGDICRFHTFVCSGCLRSYRVDGNGSEHIFNFSPDNHWVCDPVSLANQTPADEFIDALEDSALIQFSVCNYKTLLQEIPGFNALNTQIMANDCRSSRDRIYMMISHQAEERYRHFIRSFPQLHQRLPIFMIASYLGVKRETLTRIRSNMGYL; this is translated from the coding sequence ATGTCCTTGCTCATACTTGATTACTTTGAAAGTTATATAAGAACACAAAGCTTATTTTCTGACGAAGAGATTGCGACCATTAAGTCCCTGGCCATATCGAAGCAACTTAAAAAGAAGCAACACCTACTCCGTCCGGGAGATATCTGTAGGTTCCATACCTTCGTCTGCAGTGGCTGCCTGCGATCCTATCGGGTCGACGGCAACGGCAGCGAACACATCTTTAATTTTTCGCCAGATAACCATTGGGTCTGCGACCCTGTAAGTCTTGCAAACCAAACGCCTGCCGATGAATTTATAGATGCCTTGGAGGATAGTGCCCTTATCCAGTTTTCAGTGTGTAACTATAAAACCCTGTTGCAGGAAATACCCGGTTTCAACGCACTGAACACCCAGATCATGGCAAATGACTGCCGCAGCAGCCGGGACCGAATATACATGATGATCAGCCACCAGGCAGAAGAAAGGTACCGGCATTTTATCCGTAGCTTTCCACAATTGCACCAGCGCCTCCCCATCTTTATGATCGCTTCCTATCTCGGCGTAAAAAGGGAAACGCTTACCAGAATACGCAGCAATATGGGCTACCTCTGA